From the genome of Nicotiana sylvestris chromosome 2, ASM39365v2, whole genome shotgun sequence, one region includes:
- the LOC104240118 gene encoding thioredoxin O2, mitochondrial-like — MRGISVILRRLIGCRSSFIAPGGRSSELGQTLMVSSAATVSYSTLTLLEKPNLLPGFQITANLIPDLQSHNVLNHSRNFSSPASSGPSNIVSIESEEQFNTSLRKVQDESLPAIFYFTAVWCGPCRLLSPVIGQLSEKYPHVTTYKVDIDKEGLGNALSKLNIHSVPTLHFFQNGKKTSEVIGADVQRLKDTMEELYK, encoded by the exons ATGAGAGGAATATCGGTGATACTACGGCGTTTAATTGGTTGCAGATCATCCTTCATAGCACCGGGAGGACGCTCTTCTGAATTGGGCCAAACATTAATGGTGTCATCCGCCGCCACCGTCTCCTACTCCACCCTAACTCTATTGGAGAAGCCCAATCTACTTCCTGGATTCCAAATTACGGCAAACCTCATCCCTGATTTGCAGTCTCATAACGTTCTCAATCATTCTAGAAACTTCTCCAGTCCAGCTTCCTCAG GTCCATCCAATATTGTCTCAATTGAGTCTGAAGAACAGTTCAATACTTCACTTCGCAAAGTACAAG ATGAATCTTTGCCTGCAATATTCTACTTTACTGCTGTCTGGTGTGGACCCT GCAGGCTGTTATCTCCAGTAATTGGCCAATTGAGTGAGAAATATCCTCATGTGACAACATATAAAGTTGACATTGACAAG GAGGGGCTTGGAAATGCATTGAGCAAGTTGAACATTCACTCTGTG CCTACATTACACTTCTTTCAAAATGGGAAGAAAACATCTGAAGTTATTGGTGCTGACGTTCAACGCTTGAAAGATACCATGGAAGAGCTCTACAAATGA